The Candidatus Omnitrophota bacterium genome includes a region encoding these proteins:
- a CDS encoding class I SAM-dependent methyltransferase, with product MNEGKIKCQICGCASSKQIFCYKKPDKYELSVGVKPGKGYFRKWVCCTRCGFYYSLYSRDTKILDSIYTLAYRSTASSWRKETPEERFKKIISLPAKGSETKFRIDWIKKSISNIWKDGVLKKGKAPFKMLDIGGGSGVFAYEFRDKNWKSYVIDPNKGSIFLRKLGIPLVQESYKPGKFRYKFDLISLNYALEHMKNPEKC from the coding sequence ATGAATGAAGGTAAGATAAAATGTCAGATTTGCGGGTGCGCAAGCAGCAAACAGATATTTTGCTATAAGAAACCGGACAAATATGAGTTATCCGTAGGAGTGAAGCCCGGGAAAGGCTACTTCAGGAAATGGGTTTGCTGTACCCGCTGCGGATTCTACTATTCGCTATATTCAAGGGATACAAAGATACTGGATAGTATATATACACTTGCTTACAGGAGTACAGCTTCTTCTTGGAGAAAAGAGACGCCAGAAGAAAGGTTTAAAAAAATTATTTCGCTCCCGGCAAAAGGTTCGGAGACTAAATTCAGGATTGATTGGATTAAAAAAAGCATATCGAACATATGGAAGGATGGAGTGTTGAAGAAAGGGAAGGCTCCCTTTAAGATGCTTGATATTGGCGGCGGTTCGGGAGTATTCGCTTATGAATTTCGTGACAAGAACTGGAAATCTTATGTAATAGATCCAAATAAAGGAAGCATTTTTCTCAGGAAACTCGGTATTCCTTTGGTTCAGGAATCTTACAAGCCGGGGAAATTCAGGTATAAGTTTGATCTCATCTCACTTAACTACGCCCTTGAGCACATGAAGAATCCTGAAAAATGCTGA
- a CDS encoding dTDP-4-keto-6-deoxy-D-glucose epimerase produces the protein MRVEKKKLSGLYEVINEPCIDERGMLVRLYDEKEFKRLSLNTVWAQESYSRTDKKGTLRGIHIQFPPFTERKLIRIIRGSMLWVVVDLRKNSETFGLWESCELSEEKTSCIYVERGFGHGCVSLSDGCDMFIMSDNYYSSEHGAGIAWNDKELNIDWKLEGITPVISENHRSYPSFSEFREKYGGVEIQ, from the coding sequence ATGAGAGTAGAAAAGAAAAAGTTGAGCGGCCTGTATGAAGTTATAAACGAACCATGTATAGACGAAAGAGGTATGCTGGTACGACTGTATGATGAAAAGGAGTTTAAAAGATTATCTCTTAACACGGTATGGGCACAGGAGAGTTATTCCCGCACGGATAAAAAAGGAACTTTAAGGGGCATTCATATACAGTTCCCTCCGTTTACCGAGCGTAAATTAATAAGGATTATTAGAGGAAGTATGCTTTGGGTGGTTGTGGATTTAAGAAAAAATTCGGAGACTTTCGGTTTATGGGAATCCTGTGAACTTTCGGAAGAAAAGACTTCTTGCATTTACGTTGAGCGCGGCTTCGGTCACGGCTGTGTGTCCCTTAGCGACGGATGCGACATGTTTATAATGTCAGATAACTATTATTCGAGTGAGCACGGCGCGGGTATAGCATGGAACGATAAGGAACTTAATATCGACTGGAAGCTGGAAGGTATAACGCCTGTTATATCTGAGAACCATAGGAGTTATCCATCATTCAGCGAATTTCGCGAGAAATATGGCGGCGTGGAAATACAATAA